In the Octadecabacter sp. SW4 genome, one interval contains:
- a CDS encoding GntR family transcriptional regulator has product MKDQSQTTTANPPAHELTYRALRDMVLFGELAPGQPVTIQGLVASLGTGITPVREAIRRLTAEGALEAKGNRRIAVPVLDLRQLEQLSFARTQIEPHLASLATARIDAAQIERLATIDDALNNAIQQGDIRGYLEHNHAFHSELYDAADAQILAGMAAALWLRVGPSLRVVCGRIGTQNLPDMHDEALRAMRAGDAAAVAAAIAADIAQGHAHIRADLSPE; this is encoded by the coding sequence ATGAAAGACCAATCCCAAACAACTACGGCGAACCCGCCCGCCCATGAACTGACCTACCGCGCCCTGCGTGACATGGTGCTGTTTGGCGAACTTGCGCCGGGCCAACCGGTGACCATTCAAGGCCTTGTTGCCAGCCTTGGCACCGGCATCACACCCGTACGCGAGGCGATCCGCCGCCTGACCGCCGAGGGCGCGTTGGAAGCCAAGGGAAACAGGCGCATTGCCGTGCCTGTGCTTGATTTGCGGCAGTTGGAACAACTGTCATTCGCGCGCACGCAGATCGAACCACATCTGGCATCCTTGGCCACAGCGCGGATCGACGCGGCGCAAATTGAGCGGCTGGCAACGATTGACGACGCCCTCAACAACGCCATACAGCAGGGTGATATCCGTGGCTATCTGGAGCACAATCACGCCTTTCACAGCGAGCTTTATGACGCAGCGGATGCGCAGATACTGGCGGGCATGGCGGCAGCGCTTTGGTTGCGTGTTGGCCCGTCGCTGCGGGTGGTCTGCGGGCGAATCGGTACCCAGAATCTGCCCGATATGCATGACGAGGCCTTGCGGGCGATGCGTGCGGGTGACGCGGCTGCCGTCGCTGCGGCCATCGCCGCAGACATTGCCCAGGGCCACGCACATATCCGCGCGGACCTGTCGCCGGAATAA
- a CDS encoding polyamine ABC transporter substrate-binding protein — protein MNKYMLSIAAIAVLAAGALSAQEVRVYNWSDYIDEDLLTKFEEETGIDLIYDVFDSNEVLETKMLAGGSGYDVVVPSGTFLQRQITAGAFQPLDFEQLPNAGNLWDVIQARTDQYDPGNLYAINYMWGTTGIGVNVGKVTEVLGEDAPMDSLALIFDPANMEKLAGCGVHFLDAPVEMIPAALAYIGEDPDSQDPDVIALAEPVLAAVQPYVTKFHSSEYINALANGDICVAFGWSGDILQARDRAAEAENGVDIAYNAPTEGALMWFDMMAIPADAPNPEGAHKFLNFIMDAQNMAAASNYVYYANGNLASQEFLVEDVIDDTAIYPDAATLENLYTTRPYDARVQRVVTRMWTRIKSGT, from the coding sequence ATGAATAAGTATATGCTGTCGATCGCGGCCATTGCAGTCCTCGCAGCCGGTGCGCTTAGCGCGCAGGAAGTGCGGGTCTACAACTGGTCCGATTATATCGACGAGGACCTGCTGACCAAGTTCGAGGAAGAGACCGGCATCGATCTGATCTATGACGTGTTTGATTCCAACGAAGTGCTTGAAACCAAGATGCTTGCGGGCGGGTCCGGCTATGATGTGGTTGTGCCGTCGGGCACATTCCTGCAACGTCAGATCACCGCGGGGGCGTTCCAACCGCTTGATTTTGAACAGCTTCCGAATGCCGGCAACCTGTGGGATGTCATTCAGGCCCGCACCGACCAGTATGACCCCGGCAACCTTTATGCCATCAACTACATGTGGGGCACGACCGGCATTGGTGTGAACGTCGGCAAGGTGACTGAAGTCTTGGGCGAAGACGCGCCGATGGATTCGCTGGCGCTGATCTTTGATCCGGCCAATATGGAAAAGCTGGCCGGGTGCGGCGTGCATTTCCTTGATGCGCCGGTTGAAATGATCCCCGCTGCGCTGGCTTACATCGGCGAAGATCCCGACAGTCAGGATCCTGATGTGATCGCGCTGGCCGAGCCGGTGCTGGCGGCTGTGCAGCCCTATGTGACCAAGTTCCACAGCTCGGAATACATCAACGCGCTGGCCAATGGTGATATCTGCGTGGCATTCGGCTGGTCCGGTGACATCCTGCAGGCCCGTGACCGCGCCGCCGAAGCCGAAAACGGTGTCGACATCGCCTATAACGCCCCAACCGAAGGCGCGCTGATGTGGTTCGACATGATGGCGATCCCCGCAGATGCACCAAACCCCGAAGGTGCGCACAAGTTCCTGAACTTCATCATGGATGCGCAGAACATGGCGGCGGCGTCGAACTATGTCTACTACGCCAACGGCAACCTTGCCTCGCAGGAGTTTCTGGTCGAGGACGTGATTGACGACACCGCAATCTATCCTGACGCGGCAACGCTGGAAAACCTTTATACGACGCGCCCCTATGATGCGCGCGTGCAGCGTGTGGTCACACGGATGTGGACACGTATCAAGTCTGGCACCTAA
- a CDS encoding ABC transporter permease subunit, translated as MNFRRIFLIAVPYLWLAALFLVPFGIVLKISLSDGALAIPPYMPTLDFSQGWAGLRDFFSQLDFENFAFLASDDLYWKAYLSSLQIAFISTLATLLVGYPIAYGMARAAPEWRPTLMMLIILPFWTSFLIRVYAWIGILSNEGFLNQILLGLGLIDNPLAILNTNTAVYIGIVYTYLPFMVLPIYAALEKMDESLLEAAEDLGCSRLSAFWLVTVPLSKAGIIAGCFLVFIPALGEFVIPSLLGGSETLMIGKVLWEEFFNNRDWPVASAVAVILLLILIVPIVLFQRNEQKQREAEG; from the coding sequence ATGAATTTCCGCCGTATATTCCTGATTGCCGTGCCATACCTGTGGCTGGCCGCGCTGTTTCTGGTGCCCTTCGGGATTGTGCTGAAAATATCGCTGTCCGATGGGGCGCTGGCCATTCCGCCCTATATGCCGACACTCGATTTTTCCCAGGGTTGGGCGGGGCTACGCGACTTTTTCAGCCAGCTTGATTTTGAAAACTTTGCCTTTCTAGCCAGCGATGATCTTTACTGGAAGGCTTACCTTTCAAGCCTGCAAATCGCCTTTATCTCGACCCTTGCGACCCTGCTGGTCGGCTACCCCATCGCCTATGGCATGGCGCGCGCGGCACCCGAATGGCGCCCGACATTGATGATGCTGATCATCCTGCCGTTCTGGACCAGTTTCCTGATCCGCGTTTACGCATGGATCGGAATCCTGAGCAATGAAGGGTTCCTGAACCAGATATTGCTGGGCCTTGGGCTGATCGACAACCCGCTTGCGATCCTGAACACCAATACGGCCGTTTATATCGGCATCGTTTATACCTATCTGCCGTTCATGGTGCTGCCGATCTATGCCGCACTGGAAAAAATGGATGAAAGCCTGCTGGAAGCCGCCGAAGATTTGGGTTGTTCGCGCCTGTCGGCATTCTGGCTGGTGACGGTGCCGCTGTCCAAGGCGGGGATCATCGCGGGCTGTTTCCTTGTGTTCATTCCGGCGCTGGGCGAATTCGTCATTCCGTCACTGCTGGGCGGGTCCGAAACCCTGATGATCGGCAAGGTGCTGTGGGAAGAATTCTTTAACAACCGCGACTGGCCCGTGGCCTCGGCGGTGGCGGTGATCCTGTTGTTGATCCTGATCGTGCCCATCGTGCTGTTCCAGCGCAACGAACAAAAACAGCGGGAGGCCGAAGGATGA
- a CDS encoding ABC transporter ATP-binding protein, translating to MPMNEKDVFAPWEDASAKPLIRFENVTKRFGDFVAIDDLTLDIYPQEFFALLGPSGCGKTTMMRMLAGFENATTGKISIDGVDVGKLPPNKRAVNMMFQSYALFPHLSVYDNIAFGLKRDKMPKDKIAARVEEMLRLTRLEKLARRKPHQVSGGQRQRIALARSLAKAPKLLLLDEPLGALDKKLRQDTQFELMDIQEKTGTTFVIVTHDQEEAMTVASRIAVMDEGRIVQIETPDRIYENPNSVYVADFIGDVNIIEGNISPQDGDVHHIHWAEGQAPIIGHADQRIPDGTRGFYAIRPEKVAISAERPADRANAMQGKVLDIAYLGNVSTYHVALPTGNIVKAQATNSRRISRRDITWEDTVWLSWTDTAGIILTQ from the coding sequence ATGCCCATGAATGAAAAAGACGTCTTTGCCCCTTGGGAAGATGCAAGCGCCAAGCCCCTGATACGGTTTGAAAATGTGACGAAACGCTTTGGTGATTTCGTGGCGATCGATGATCTGACGCTGGACATCTACCCGCAAGAGTTCTTTGCGCTTCTTGGCCCCTCGGGTTGCGGCAAGACGACGATGATGCGGATGTTGGCGGGCTTTGAAAACGCCACGACCGGCAAGATCAGCATTGATGGTGTGGACGTGGGCAAGCTGCCCCCCAACAAGCGCGCCGTGAACATGATGTTCCAGTCCTATGCGCTGTTCCCGCATCTGTCGGTCTATGACAACATCGCCTTTGGCCTGAAACGCGACAAGATGCCAAAGGACAAGATTGCCGCCCGGGTCGAGGAAATGCTGCGCCTCACGCGGCTTGAAAAACTGGCGCGGCGCAAGCCGCATCAGGTCTCGGGCGGGCAACGCCAGCGGATCGCGCTGGCACGGTCACTGGCCAAGGCGCCCAAGCTGCTGTTGCTGGACGAACCCCTTGGCGCGCTGGATAAAAAGCTGCGTCAGGACACGCAGTTCGAACTGATGGACATTCAGGAAAAGACCGGCACAACCTTCGTGATTGTCACCCACGACCAGGAAGAAGCAATGACCGTTGCATCGCGCATTGCCGTAATGGACGAAGGCCGGATCGTGCAGATCGAAACGCCTGACCGTATTTATGAAAATCCCAATTCTGTTTATGTCGCTGATTTCATTGGTGACGTGAACATCATCGAAGGCAATATCAGTCCGCAGGACGGCGATGTGCATCACATTCACTGGGCCGAAGGGCAGGCGCCCATCATCGGCCACGCCGATCAGCGCATTCCGGACGGCACGCGCGGGTTCTATGCGATCCGTCCGGAAAAGGTGGCGATTTCGGCTGAACGCCCGGCGGACCGCGCCAATGCGATGCAGGGCAAGGTGCTGGACATTGCCTATCTTGGCAACGTGTCCACCTATCACGTCGCATTGCCGACCGGAAATATCGTCAAGGCACAGGCAACCAACTCGCGCCGTATTTCGCGCCGTGACATCACCTGGGAAGATACCGTTTGGCTGTCGTGGACCGACACCGCCGGCATCATCCTGACGCAATAG
- a CDS encoding ABC transporter permease yields the protein MRRFSWFNATALTLGFAFLYLPMIILIIYSFNESRLVTVWAGFSTKWYGELFQNEAFLNAAWVTIKVAFWSSTFATILGTMAAYVLVRGGRFLGRTLFSGMIYAPLVMPEVITGLSLLLLFIAIGLDRGVMTIVLAHATFSMCYVSVVVSSRLASFDRSVEEAALDLGCSPFDAFRLVTLPIIAPAVISGWLLAFTLSLDDLVIASFTSGPSSTTLPIRIFSAVRLGVTPEINALSTIMIGIVTVGVITASLVSKRTMARRAADERKAEQND from the coding sequence ATGAGACGGTTCTCATGGTTCAATGCCACCGCGCTGACGCTGGGATTTGCCTTTCTGTATCTGCCGATGATCATCCTGATCATCTACAGTTTCAATGAATCCCGCCTCGTGACGGTCTGGGCCGGATTTTCCACCAAATGGTATGGCGAACTGTTCCAGAACGAGGCGTTTTTGAACGCCGCCTGGGTCACGATCAAGGTGGCGTTCTGGTCGTCCACATTTGCGACAATCCTTGGCACGATGGCCGCCTATGTGCTGGTGCGGGGCGGGCGGTTTCTGGGGCGCACGCTGTTTTCGGGGATGATCTATGCCCCGCTCGTGATGCCCGAAGTGATCACTGGCCTGTCGCTGTTGTTGCTGTTCATCGCAATCGGTCTGGACCGTGGTGTGATGACGATCGTGCTGGCCCATGCGACATTTTCCATGTGCTATGTGTCGGTCGTCGTATCCTCGCGGCTTGCCAGTTTTGACCGCTCGGTCGAAGAGGCCGCCCTTGATCTGGGGTGCAGCCCGTTTGATGCATTTCGCCTTGTAACACTGCCCATCATTGCGCCTGCGGTGATTTCGGGTTGGCTCTTGGCTTTTACCCTGTCATTGGATGATCTGGTGATTGCGTCCTTCACCTCTGGGCCGTCCTCGACCACTTTGCCGATCCGGATCTTCAGCGCTGTGCGATTGGGTGTCACACCCGAAATCAACGCGCTTTCGACGATCATGATCGGCATCGTCACGGTCGGGGTGATCACGGCCTCACTTGTCTCAAAGCGCACGATGGCACGTCGGGCAGCGGACGAACGGAAAGCGGAACAAAATGACTGA